ccacaacataatataaaatcttgAAACCAATCTATAAGAATAAGACTAACCCATAATCACAAGGAGCGGGTAGTCAATCAGTGGCATATTCCCAGGCTTATTTTACAACATTATTATAGCTATCTTTCACAAATTTGAATTCATCAATGATTCTTCCCCTAACAGGAAATATTAACGGGGAGATTCCAAAATGGGGAAACAATCTAAGATCTATACTTCAAAGCTCTGTACGATTCGTATGAAGCTTGGATCACCAATTCTAGCATCCTTTTGTGTTATCCTAcgatatttaatttgtttacaaCGCAGGCATAATCAAAACGGATTTTCCTGAGACTCTCGATGGCTGAGTTAAGAGTTTGTCGAAGCAATAAATGAACGGATCATTAACTCAGAGTTTGTCAAGCAATCTgcaaaaaagggaaaatggaaagaaaagcaAACATGTTCAATTTTCTATGCAAACTAATGGGTTTTGTTGGACTTGGTTGCTTTATAAAGCCGTGAATTACGTTTGAGAGCGTGTTTTACCTTGTACATATAGGGATCCTGACGCCCACCTGTTCCAGATCTTTTGATCTCTTCCAATTTCAACAGTCTGCACAAGAAGGGAAAAACAGAGCCCAAAATCATTTGCATTAACATAAGACTGATCTGATCTTAACCAATCCTTAAGCTTGAAAAGAAGTATGGATCTACATGTGAACGAATTAAATTCATTCCCAATTTCTATGTTTAAACCTTTATCGTATAAAATTATGATGATGAGAGTAATGCAAAGGCGTAGACGATCCTACCGTGAAAGAGTAAATGTGTGAGAATTGGAGGCATTGGATAAAAGCATGAGTTTAGAGGGAAGGTGGTGATGAGTTTGGGAGAGAGAAGACTGAATTAGTAATTACATTCTGAGAGCTTTGCTTGTGTCAGGACTGTCACCAATCACTTTCCGTATCTTCACCTCTGACGAACAGCCATCGGAGAGGTAACTCAGAATGGCTTCCGCACGCCGCCGCATGTGCGCCGATGCGATCTGCTTTTTCCTCCATGCATGACGAatcatttctaatttcttctctGCTCTCGTAACCAGGCGATGGATCGGCGTGCTTGTGACCACGCTTGAACTGCTTGACAAACAAGAAGTCGTCTCCGAGGACGCCGAACCTGAAGACAAGGTCACTTCGTCTGTAGAACTTAGATTCCGGTTCTCGGAAATCCTTACTAACTTCGAACGACTCTTTCTCACGACCTGTGTGGAATTCATTAGACTTTAAAGAGTTACGCACTCAAAATCAACGAAGTATTTCCTAAATTAGCCACTAAAAGCTTCATCGATCGAATTATTGGGAGTTGAAATTCAAGCAATTGAAGAACAGTGACAGATAGGTAAGTAATCATGAGAAGGAAATAGAGTTTTCTAGATTCGGATCAGATTGAAGTtcatattgaaaaagaaacaacaagaaGGATCCGATAGCCATACATCGGCagtaaaagtaaataataaaccaAACATTATCGAACACATACTAAATTCGGGTACCAGCAGTACGTTTCCCAGTCTTAGCAACAGAATACGATTAAATTCAACTCATCCAGAAATTaatgcaaataataaaaaaaaattggtaatcGCACAGATCGCACATACCAAATCAAGTGTTCATATACTCAAACTAAGGCACCCATCGCACACATATGGAAACCCGCACACACAAAAACAGAGCATAAAACAGCTAgtgaaaacaaacaacatagaAGAAGCAGAAACAAGCAACATAGAAGAAGCAGAAATTAAGTAAGAGATGTAAGAATGTGAAGCATTACATTAAGCTTTAGCTGGTGGCGACAAGGAGAAGTAGAGAACAGTAAGCGTTCCAGCGGTGGAGTATGGGAGGATGCATCTGATGTAGTGAGtatggaagaggaagagttGGAATGCTCACAAAACGCCGACATCTCTCTGGAGCATTTtccttcaatatttttctccTCAAACAGCCATTCATCTTCAGAAATGGGTCTGCACAGCCAACAAACACAGAAGAAACAGAGATTGAAAGAACAATCatagaagagaagagaagagaagagaagagaattgAAAATCATACGTAGATGGAGGAGATGGTGAAATGGAGAGAAGGAGCAGAGCAGAAGCAACGGTGCGTTCTAAAGGGGAAGGGAATTCCGCCATTCCTTCTGCTTCTGAATAACGACTTTGTGGCGGGACCTTcctcaatttttttgaattttttcactctctctctcctcttccCTTTTCTATTTCACGTTTAGGCTTCATTTTATatgctttcctttttcttttttcgtcatttaaaacattgtttcaataataatgaataataaataaataatgacatattttttaattataactaaataaactaaaatatttataactaatCTCCCAATaatccaaattttcaatattcatCTCATCTCATTGAGTGTTGAAGGCCAAAACCTATTAACCTTAACCCAACCACGAGCAGCTTGACTACTACATAGTGATTGTATGAGGCGCTAACTGattgtttcttttactttcacAAACTattgttaatgtttttttatgattctaattgttaactattttttcttttttatgtttgtaatGATATTGCACGTCATGTTTTTTGTtccaattatttatattcgTATTAATGCgacatattttatttgttatatatatatatatatatatatatatatattacacttctttttttgcttttacaTGCTGcgttacaaaaaataattgaaattgtgAATGTAATTAAACGTCACATGTTCAATATGGACGCTACCAATCCACAAATTAAGTCAATTGTTTCAGACAACGTCAATCaatttagtaaataaaaagtattcaCTTTAACTATtggattttaaatatgaatttaataaaaataaatctatcaCATCGTTACCAACATAACTATTTTCCTAAAGACAtttttatcataacactattTAAATAACCCTTCTCTCAAACAATCTTATCATAatactatcataacactactGAGATAACCCTTCCGACAAATACATTTTATCATAACACATCATAACCCTACTCACAAAACTCTTCTCCAAAACACCTCTTATCATAAAAACTAGTTTACCTTTCCCCACAATCACACCCTTACAAAGGAAAAGAATTACATATACATCAAATGAGATTTGCAATTAAGACTTTTTGAGAAGAGTACAAAAAAAAGtctcaaataatttcacattACAAAAATTACATCCATCCATCCTAAAAAGAGAACATGATGGTTAAATAAATGGGGAAAGTAATTTACATTCTTGTTGTTCtggttttacaaattttagCTGTTCATGATGAATATCCTTCATCGATCGATCCCTTCAATCTTGTCTTCAACCTCAGAGTACAATTGGCGCAGTTTTTCGATATTTTCCTCAGAAGTTTCCCAATATCCGCGCCCGTTCGCCTCCAAAAATGTTTGCACCAACTTCCTGAAAGAGTTTGGATTGGTTTTCATCAGCCTGTTCAGCATCTCCTCATCTTGAATGAATGTGGTGTTTGCTTCTTCGTAAACCCAGTTGTCGACTTGCCCAGAAGTTGCACTCCATCCAACCGTGTTGGTTAGCCTCTTCTCGATTTCTCGGACACCCTCATAACCGCTCGACATCATTCCCTCATACCACTTGGGATTCAATAACTTGGTTCTTGCATCCAGTCTCACCGTCTCAGAAAGCGTGCGAACctgtattttcaaaaagatcGATCAGTTTATATAGAGCTTTAGAGTATGATGAGAATCGTATATGCGTGTGAGAACATTTGTTGAACATTTCTCACTTGAGCATTTGCTGTAGTGGTATCAGCAATGTAGGCATTTGGCTTCTTCCCATCCTTTCTCAAACCTTGAACCAAATTAGTTGGATCAGAATCAAAGTAATGGCTGACATCGGTCAGTGAGATCTCGGACGAGTCGAGGTTTTGGAATGTGGCATCAGCTGTGCTCAGAGCCATCTCGAAAACTTTTCTCTTCTCCATCATGCCAGCTCCAGGAGCATCACAGTCAAATGCAAAGGACTTCCTACTCAAATACATGTCTTGGAGTTGCTTCTCATCATTCCATGAAGAATTCTCAACAGCAAGATTTATGTTGGATGAGTAAGATCCAGACGCATTCGAAAAAATTCGAGTTGCAGCTTCTCGAACACCGATACCTAGGGATTGGGCTTGTTCCATTGCATGTTTCCTGACAAAGTTTTGCTCCTCAGGTTCATCCAATTCTGCAACCATCTTCACTGCTCGATCCAAAAGGTTCATCtgcaaaacaaattttaagctcgcgtaaaaaaagaaactgaaaGGCTGCATATTGTAAATTATTGAGAAATGTAGTAGCATCTACCTGATTGATGAACAAATCTCTAAAAACACCAGAACAGTTGACAACAACATCGATCCTAGGCCTTCCGAGCTCTTCAAGACTCACAGCTTCTACACGATTGACGCGACCAAATGTATCAGCCACGGGCATTACGCCGATCATCCATAGAACTTGAGCCAAAGATTCACCGTAGGTCTTAATGTTATCAGTTCCCCACAATACGAGAGCAATTGTCTCAGGATATTTTCCTCCATTCTCAACCTTTTGCCTCTCTATCAACCTATCCACCACAATTTTTGCACTTTGCATTGCTGCTGTTGTGGGAATTGATTGTGGATCAAGAGCATGGATGTTCTTTCCTGTTGGTAAAACCTTTGGATTTCTAATCGGGTCACCACCAGGGCCTGGCTCGACGTATTTTCCCTCCAAAGCCTGTTTCAAACTCCCCAATTCGTTATCAGTAACAACAAGCTTCAAACACTCGGCTAAGAACTCAAATAGTTTCCTAAGCTTCTCCCTGTCTGCCCTGTAAAATTTGGTGTTTGACAAGTACTGAATCCATGGTTCATTTATGCCGAATCCTAAGATTGAAGTGAGCTTATCACCAACATCGACGACTTGACCCTTACTGTTAGTTGATCTTTCCACAAAGGCAGAAATGGCCCCACGTGATGCCTCGGTAATTTGCCGAAGAAGCTCAACATCCTTCAATATTCCTTTGTCATTCCCTCGGTACACATCTTCTATGTTTCTACCAACTGTGTTCGCTAGTATCGAAGGAAGAGATGAAATGCCATCTTCAGGACGGTCGAGTGCAGCAATGTTAACCAACGTTGCTACGGCTTCCATGGCGGACGGTGGTTCACCAATGACATGAAGTCCACAAGGCAAAAGGCGGGATTCAATCTCCATGATCTTTGAATATACCCTTCCGACAACAAGGTCGCGATCTTTTGCAGGGATTTCCTCTCCCTCCTCAGGTAGTTCAACATCCTTATCGAGATTACATTGTCTAGCAGTACTGACAATCGAGCTAACAATTTGTGCCCCACGACCAGTATCTTTAAGTGATTGGTACGAGGAAATAAGCTCACTCAACTGCTTAAGGCCCTTATAAAGCCCTGCATTTTCGGCTGGAGGTGTCAAATAGCTTATGGTATTAGCATAGCTACGACGTTTAGCAACTGTAGCTTCAGACGGGTTGTTAGCTGCATAATAGTAGACATTCGGAATGTTTCCAATCAAACTATCAGGATAACAAACATCACTCATTCCAACTTGCTTTCCGGGCATAAATTCGAGCGAACCATGAGTTCCAAAGTGAAGAACTGCATCAGCCTTAAAGATATTCTCAACATAAGAGTAATATGCTGCAAAACCATGATGGGGGCTAGCAGATTTAGAGAAGAGAAGTCTCATCGGGTCGCCCTCATATCCAAATGTCGGTTGAACACCGATGAAGATGTTTCCATATTGCTTTCCATATACCAGTAGATTCTCTCCATCAGAGTTCAGATTGCCAGGAGGTTTTCCCCAATTCTCTTCCAATGCTGTGGAGTAAGGTGTTAATTGTTGGTATTCACGAACATTCATTTTATAAGCAATGTTGAGATTCGGACTGTTGAATTGTGCCTCTTTGTCATGAATAACATCTTCAATCAAAGCTTCAGAAGTTTCAGGAAGGCCTTCGACGTTATATCCATCCTTCTTGAGGTCTTTTAAGACAGAGAAGATGGATGAGAAGACATTCAAATATGCAGCAGTTCCAACGTTCCCCTTATCAGGAGGGAAACTAAAGACAGTTATAGCCAACTTCTTATCAACCTGcaaaaatgcaaataattatcatGAGATGGAGAAATTTTTGAACCGTTACCTAGCAATAGCATAATATGTCCATAATAGTAGAAAGTTACAAGTACATCAATATCACACATGGTCACGAGGATATTCCTTTCTTCCGATACCACGattttcattgagaaaaaactaaaagaaaggCATGCGAAAAAGTAAGTCCCTAAAAAGTAACCCAACTACAAAAATTGGctccaacaaaagaaatggttCCTATAGAATAATGGTAAAAGATAGTCGAAACCAAAGGCCGAAGGGAAATATAGTTACGAGCATAACAATATCAAGAAGTTGGATTAAAGTTTGATGTCCTTAAATCTATTTTGGGCTGCATCTGTTTTTATGGCCCACTAGTTGCCCAATTAGAAATTGTCAAAAGGCAAgaaattttggtttcttttaaaaaaaaagtttgaaggctaatttataaatatagcaaaataaatcaaaatatttacgaaatTTAACCAATGAGAATTTGCATAAtggtaaagaaagaaagaaatgtgcTAACTAACTACTGATTATGGAAAATGTAAGCTGTTGCGCTGAGTTATAGAAGTGAATACCTTAGATTTTCTCTTCAGTTCAGCCCATTTGATTGCCCTGGTGCAGAGCTGTTCCACCCTTTTGTGAAGTGCATGAGATTTCCCTACAATACATTATCGAGAATGTTCATATTGCTCAAGTCCTAAACAACTAACAGGCTGCAAAAATTTGACTCTTCATGAATaaaccaacaaaatcaatGATCTACCAACCATTTCGAAATCAAGAGGACAACAGAAATCACTATCTATTTGAATTATGAATCACTTGCATAGTGTAGGAAACGATAGGCTGTTGAGACATGAATACAACAACTTTTACATACCTGTACGAGGATCTCGACCTGAGAAAACGATAGGCTCCATGCCACCATCAAGCTCGGGTAGAGCCACCTGAAGCGCCACCTGAATAGGGTGCAAACCCAAAGTACTATTAAGCCATTCCTCAGTAGTTTGAAACACCAAAGGCAAAGCAACAATGTAAGGAACATCAAGCTTAGTGAGTGCTTCAACAGCCCTTGGATGGTCCTGTCTAGCAGGCCCTCCAACAAGAGCAAAGCCAGTAAGCGACACAACCGAATGCACAAAAGGTTTCTTCGTCACTGGGTCAACAAGATACTTCTCGACCGGTCCTGAAAAGTCAAGGCCACCAGCAAAAATGGGAATCACTTTAGCCCCTCTAGCCTCCAACTCCATAATCACTGCCACATAATGACTCTCATCACCAGTAACAATATGACTCCTCTGCAAAATGAGCCCAATAACAGGAGAATTACGATCCTTCAACTTCTCATTAGCATCTTTTCTTGTTCCATACCAATTCAAATACTCCTTCACATCATCATACATACAAGGAGCCAAAGGATGCCAAATCCCAGAGTCCAAATACAAAACAGGCTCAGAATACTCAATCTTAACCCCTTTCAAAGCAGGAACATAAGACCCAGATatcattttcaagaaattttgaagattatCAGGTGACCCACCAAGCCAAAACTGcaaactcaaaatatataGTCTAGCGTCTTGAGCCTTATCACTAGGCAAATACTTCAATACCTTAGGCAATGTTCTCACAAGCTTCAACATACTATCAGCAAAACCAGCagattgtttcttcttcttaaacaACTGAAAGAATGGACTCTTAGATTGTCCCAATTGTGACATACTGAATGACCCAAGTTTGTTTAATCTCATCACTTCAGGCATTGAAGGGAACACCAAAACGGCGTCAAGTCGATCCCTTTCCTTCTCAACAGCAGCTTTCACTTTCAAAGCAAGCTCCTCAACGAAAATCAAAGACCCAATGAACACATTGGCATCTTCCAAGTCTTTACAGAAAGTTTGGTAAGTCGATTCATCACGTAGCTCTTCAACTAAATAACCCACAACTTCGAAATTGGCGTGGATTTTGTTGCTGTTGAGAGCTTGTACGGCGGCTGTGAGTGATGATTGGTACTGAGCTTCAAGAACAACATAGACGATTTTGACTGTCGGAAGGCCGTTGGTGTTATCAGGAACTACACGACGAACTTCGGGACTGGTTTGAGTGAAAAGGCCATTGCCAACTGCGGCACATTTCACTTTAATGGAGGTTTTAGAAGAAATGGTGATATGGGATTTTTTGGGAATGAGggaatgaagaaagaaatgtttctgggagaatgaaaataattgaagctCAGATTTTGAAGCCGCTAGAAATGGCGATGACACCAAGGACGACATTGGTGaccttgaaaaaaaaaaaacaattcaatcaaaaaatcaaacctcTGGTAAGATGAAGAGGGTTAATACAGGTTTAATCTTTGAATTATGCTTCAAAAATGAGAAATCCCTCTAGGGAATTTTGTTTCGTTTTCTTTCTGTTACATTCGAAGTTGCAGAGGGATGGGCTTGGGAATTtaatggagaagaagaggaagaggaagagaaagagtTGTTTTGTGTGGGTAGTGGTGAATGGAAGGGACACGTGGCGAATTGGGTCATCAaggaattttgaaaatgaaatgtattTTTGAGGTTGAGGTTCAATTTCAGCCATGGAAGAAGAGAGGCAGAAGAAGACATCCATAATTATCTGATGGGGCATTTTTGATGGAATTTGGTGCAATCTGATTGGTGGAAACAGATTTCATCAAATTGTAGTGAAGTTCAGAGTGGAAAGGGTGGATAATGAGATAGAAAattggagattttttttaaaaagaaaaattgcattaaatTCCTAATTCTTGTGAAAGATTCTTTCTACTTTGGGTTTGTGTCcctaaagagaaaagagactgatattttctttgtggCCTTCAATGGGACCAATGGAAGATAACGAGTCCTTTAGCTCTTCATGTACTTTAGGCTACTCGTCTCAATTCCTCACCATCCATTTCAACTTaccattcttttcttttactcatTTGGTCAAAGTTCGCTTTTTACCCTATAAATTGTTGGTAAAAAATTCACTAATTCTTTGGTAATTATTGTTGAGTATTAGttttaataattgatttgGTTACTAATTCTGCTGTAATCAGCTACTATCTTCTCTCTAAATTCCGTTATAATAGCTACCTATACTCTATTATTGTAAATTCATGAGAAAATGAGAGATTATCTTTTCACAATTTGCTCGAGATCACATGGTATCACAACATATCAAAGACCTACGTCTACCCTTCCTCtctattttttgttctctCCATCAATGGCTTCCTACCAGTCttcttaaacaaaagaaatttctgaTCTTCCTCCTCACAAATATATGTAACCTCCTATTTATCACACTAGAATCAacaaattatgtttatttggAATTCCAATTCTCCAACATTTTGAGAGCACACAAGCTATACCGATTTGTTGATAACACAAGTACAAATcgatttcaatttcttcaaacgCTACAAAATCTAGTTCATCTATAGTAGAAAATCAATCAACCACTTTGTCAAATCCTTTATATATGAAGATTAGATTGCTAAAGATCAAGTTCTTAGGACCTTGATCAATGTTACTTTATATGTAGAAGCCTTAGCCTACATTATTGGTTGTACTTCATCAAAGGAAGTCTCGTCTACACTTGAAAATCACTACTCAAATTTACGATCAAATCTTGCTAATCTCAAAACTAatcttcaattgattttaaagaAGTATTTGATTCATACAAGAGGAGGTTCAAAACTTGCAAATGTGTTTCGGTAGTAAACGATGAAGATTTGTTGATCTACACTCTAAATGGACTTCTAGATGAATACATTATTTTTGCACACTTATCCACAATCAGTAACCTTTGATAAACTTCATACTCTCTTGAAATCTAAAGAATTTATTCTTGTGAAACATAGTAAATGAGAGGATCTTTCTCTTTAACCTACTACGATGGTTGCTACTCAATTAGGTATTAGTGTGAATATGAATAACTCCGATCTAATTAGTCTTCCAACTTTAATCCTTCCTTCTGAGAAAGAGGTTGTGGAAAAAATTCTGGAAGAGGATGTGGCTTTTTCCTCACaataatatgaataatgtCGGAAGAGGAAGTGGTTTCCAgccacaaaataataattgagtcTACTGCCAAACATGTACTCATCTTGGTTACACTGCTTTCAATTTCTACAACAGAATGAATTGCCATTATCAAGGTCGTCATCCTACTCTGTAGTTGGCAGCAATGTTTGCTTTTCAAAACCAGCAATATcttgattttcaaaatcaacagCATTGACTCACAAGCTTGAGTTGCAATGCATATGTTACcttctaatttaaacaatctaaCTATCTCAAATGAGTCCAATGGAGAAGATAACATCATTTTTGCCATGGTCACACACTCCCAATTTCTCATATAGGTTGTAGTACACTCTCATCTTCCCTTACTACTTCCTTTCAACTTAACAATCTCTTATATGTTCTCAATGCCTCttgccaatttttttttttttcatttataaattaggTGATGGTAGTAAATGTACTTATCTCcttggtaaaaaaaatcactatcTAGCGTAATCTTATGAGTTAATCTTGCACTAAGGACCTAGTGCAAATAAACTTAGTCCATTTACACCTCACTCTTCCactatgaaaaaattatatgttgcTCATGTTGGAATCAAGTCCTCTTCATACTCCTTTTCTCTATAGCATAATTGCTTTGGTGATCCACATCTACATGtattaaattctattatatagttttttcatttacaaacTTGTAAAAAACCATATTTCCTTTGTGAATTATGATTGAGTGAAAAAATTGTCACACCTGCTCTAGTTTTTCCCTCTAACCTAGATTGTGGTGTGaatctactttttaaaacatttatttccattaaaaacatatttacataaatacttttcaaaaaaaattataaagatttCGACAGCACCTCCCCAAAAATATGGGGTAGCCAAACCTGGAAAGATAGATAATTTCACGTCGCATATAACTGAACTTCAGATACTCCAATACATCCAAACAATTCCAAAGCTTCAAGTAGAGGTTAAAGTTTAAACTAACTATTATATACAAAAGATTTCAGTCTAATGAGGGATCTTTCAAAACGCAAGTTTCTCAGTGTCTCTTTGGATACGGCGAACCACCTCATGAAGCACTACaaaaatttaactatatacatacaaaaatgAAGGCTTACAATAGTGATGGGTTCAATCGATGCTTAGTCCTGGATCGCTACCtcgggggggggggggggggggggggggaaaaacattaaaaacgTAAGACGATAACTTAGTGAGTGATAAGTAATTAGATGTAAAACTCGTAAAACATGCTCAACAAGATGTGTAAATATGCATCGATAATGAAATTGGAGGAATGGAATTCCCATAGTGGAAGCGTGTGAACGCCGTGCTAAAGaaaatcaacttgaaacatAGAGAAAACACCTAAACATGCTTCTatagagggaaaaaaaaaaaaagaaaactaacctTTGTAGAACCTCCCAAAGAACACCACGAAGTCTTCCTTATTATCctcaagataaaaaagaagacacagagaggggttttttttttttttgaagcaataatcataaaaaatccATGCAGAAAAGATTGCCTCATCTCTTCTATATCTTAACCAAAAGATATGAAGAGAGATGGAGGGAaagttatcaaaataacttccTCCCTCTCCCATTTGGTACAATAACTCCCTTTGgagttattcttttatttaaattaatattaatattaatttaaatataaattcaaattatattatatcttatataatattaattttatattatatcatatataatataaccaatGGTTTAGATCTTCTCATATGATCTATAGTTCTAATATGAATCgaattcatattaatttttaatctatagtttatttatgaatcttattcatattattattatttgaatcatattcaaatattaacttctctcatataaactttatattataatgtatcaaatacattatattaattgtatcatatacaatttatccctttaatcaatttgaacgattcaaattaaaccaaaataaatttgattctcatttATCTTTATTGAGCTAACAAGGGAACCTTATGGACCTACATTAAAGACCAATAGTTGCACTCTTcttactgtagatatatttttatgtccATTAGATATAACCAATCAACAGTGCAATGACCCTTCACAAATTGCTCATAAGTACACCTAAGCCAAAAATTACCATTTTGCCCCTGTAGTTACATCTAATGACTTAAGTACCACAAATCtctctaatgaacaatagTTATAGTCCCACTATAACTAAACTCCTCTCGAGCCAAGAGAGGGTGTGGCGCCACATTGTTCAAGCCTTGAAATCAGTCCTTAAGAGAGCAATTTCTCTATTTACTCTATCTATAGAGAAGAAGTGAATTTCTTCTTGTATAGTATTCCCAGTTGAATTCCTTCTTGTATAGCGTTCTCAACTCTCTAATCAAATGAATCCCCAAAATGGTAGGACTATTGAGTCGGCGATATAGGTCACTCTCACCCATGCAAATCAAAGGACTGCCTTCAAAGGCAGGAGTTCACAACTCTCTCAGGATTCAGGTCAAGTCACTTATGATCATCTTGATGAAATGTAGTCTCAACTAGTAACAATGTTAATAAGAGAGACTATTCATTTCATGGTCTGAtcttatacaaactctttgtataGAATACCCCTACTCTAATGTCTCGACATGGATGATTAGGATCAAATCATTTGTAGCACTTTAGAACAATTGTAACAACTACAAAGCAGACCGTATTCGCAGTGTCACCAGGATAAGGTATCCAACCTTATCCATCTACTACAGATCATTTAGgttatcatttaaatatgatcCACTTGTATGTCTCCACATACATGTTTAAGTTACATTGATAACCTTGAgtgttagtttattggttttgtgggTTAATGCAAccaaatgtcaaataaaataacacactttattttattagataaataaaatgtttgtataatatatacaattacaaactacaatACCACAAGATTTAGGGCATCAATCCCAACAATATTAACTAAAGACGTTGTCACATAATTCACAAGTCAACCAACAAACCTGTAACCGATCCAACCATGACAGTGCGCCTAGATATAAGACCAAGAATAGATCG
This is a stretch of genomic DNA from Cucumis sativus cultivar 9930 chromosome 4, Cucumber_9930_V3, whole genome shotgun sequence. It encodes these proteins:
- the LOC101216264 gene encoding uncharacterized protein LOC101216264, which encodes MAEFPSPLERTVASALLLLSISPSPPSTPISEDEWLFEEKNIEGKCSREMSAFCEHSNSSSSILTTSDASSHTPPLERLLFSTSPCRHQLKLNVVRKSRSKLVRISENRNLSSTDEVTLSSGSASSETTSCLSSSSSVVTSTPIHRLVTRAEKKLEMIRHAWRKKQIASAHMRRRAEAILSYLSDGCSSEVKIRKVIGDSPDTSKALRILLKLEEIKRSGTGGRQDPYMYKIA
- the LOC101213619 gene encoding magnesium-chelatase subunit ChlH, chloroplastic, encoding MSSLVSSPFLAASKSELQLFSFSQKHFFLHSLIPKKSHITISSKTSIKVKCAAVGNGLFTQTSPEVRRVVPDNTNGLPTVKIVYVVLEAQYQSSLTAAVQALNSNKIHANFEVVGYLVEELRDESTYQTFCKDLEDANVFIGSLIFVEELALKVKAAVEKERDRLDAVLVFPSMPEVMRLNKLGSFSMSQLGQSKSPFFQLFKKKKQSAGFADSMLKLVRTLPKVLKYLPSDKAQDARLYILSLQFWLGGSPDNLQNFLKMISGSYVPALKGVKIEYSEPVLYLDSGIWHPLAPCMYDDVKEYLNWYGTRKDANEKLKDRNSPVIGLILQRSHIVTGDESHYVAVIMELEARGAKVIPIFAGGLDFSGPVEKYLVDPVTKKPFVHSVVSLTGFALVGGPARQDHPRAVEALTKLDVPYIVALPLVFQTTEEWLNSTLGLHPIQVALQVALPELDGGMEPIVFSGRDPRTGKSHALHKRVEQLCTRAIKWAELKRKSKVDKKLAITVFSFPPDKGNVGTAAYLNVFSSIFSVLKDLKKDGYNVEGLPETSEALIEDVIHDKEAQFNSPNLNIAYKMNVREYQQLTPYSTALEENWGKPPGNLNSDGENLLVYGKQYGNIFIGVQPTFGYEGDPMRLLFSKSASPHHGFAAYYSYVENIFKADAVLHFGTHGSLEFMPGKQVGMSDVCYPDSLIGNIPNVYYYAANNPSEATVAKRRSYANTISYLTPPAENAGLYKGLKQLSELISSYQSLKDTGRGAQIVSSIVSTARQCNLDKDVELPEEGEEIPAKDRDLVVGRVYSKIMEIESRLLPCGLHVIGEPPSAMEAVATLVNIAALDRPEDGISSLPSILANTVGRNIEDVYRGNDKGILKDVELLRQITEASRGAISAFVERSTNSKGQVVDVGDKLTSILGFGINEPWIQYLSNTKFYRADREKLRKLFEFLAECLKLVVTDNELGSLKQALEGKYVEPGPGGDPIRNPKVLPTGKNIHALDPQSIPTTAAMQSAKIVVDRLIERQKVENGGKYPETIALVLWGTDNIKTYGESLAQVLWMIGVMPVADTFGRVNRVEAVSLEELGRPRIDVVVNCSGVFRDLFINQMNLLDRAVKMVAELDEPEEQNFVRKHAMEQAQSLGIGVREAATRIFSNASGSYSSNINLAVENSSWNDEKQLQDMYLSRKSFAFDCDAPGAGMMEKRKVFEMALSTADATFQNLDSSEISLTDVSHYFDSDPTNLVQGLRKDGKKPNAYIADTTTANAQVRTLSETVRLDARTKLLNPKWYEGMMSSGYEGVREIEKRLTNTVGWSATSGQVDNWVYEEANTTFIQDEEMLNRLMKTNPNSFRKLVQTFLEANGRGYWETSEENIEKLRQLYSEVEDKIEGIDR